In the Desulfonatronovibrio magnus genome, GCTGAGGCCAAGGGTCTTTTTTTGGGCCTGGAAATAAGTAAGAAAGTACCCAGGTTTATTCATGCAGATCAGGACAAATTGCGACAAATTATCATAAACCTGCTGGGCAATGCTTTTAAATTTACAAGTTCAGGCCACGTGATACTTAGAGCAAGCGCTCCTGATACACCAGCTTTGCATCAGGGATCGGAACTTAAGATTATTATTGAAGTGGAAGATACCGGACCTGGGATTCCTGAACAAGACAAGGACTTGATTTTTAATCAATTTTACCAGGCCGCCGCAGGCATTGAATCCGGCGGGACTGGACTTGGCCTGCCCATCAGCCGTGAGTATGCAAAACTCATGAATGGCAGCTTGACAGTAGAATCAAACCAGGGTCAGGGCAGTCTATTTCGCTTAGAAATAAGCGTGCTTTCAGCTTTGGATGAAAACAGCCCTCACACAGAAGAGCAAAGTGTTGCAGGCCTTAAGCCTGGCAGCGGCCCCTGGAAAATACTGATTGTGGACGATAAACCAGATAATCTGGCCCTGCTTTCAGAAATGCTCCTGCCAGTGGGGTTTGAAGTCAGAAAGGCGTCAAACGGAGCAGAGGCACTGGATGTCTTTCATGCATGGCAGCCTCAAGCAGTGCTCATGGATATTCGCATGCCGGTAATGGATGGATACGAGGCCACCCAGAGGATCAAGGCTACAGATTACGGCAGCAAAACATTTGTACTGGCCGTCACTGCTGGAGCATTCGAAGATGTAAGGAAAAAATGCTTTGAGGCCGGTGCAGATGCCTACCTGTCAAAGCCCGTTAAAAGTGCTGAACTGCTTGACATTCTAGCAGAGAACCTGGGGCTGGAATATATTTATGCCGACTGCCAGATCGTAGGCTTTGAAACATCTAAACAGATGGAGCCACAGACAGTGAGTCCTGATCTCCCCCAGGAGCTCATTGATGAAATAATTGAGGCCACAAACAATGGTGATATCTTTCAACTCAAGGAACTTACCCAAAAGGCTGAACTGCATAATAAAAAGGCTGCAGCATTTTTGTTGAAATTTGTAGATAGTTTCAACTACAGTGCCATATACGAATGGCTGGGAAGCACTAAAAATTCTGATTAAAGTTTAATGCAGACAGCTATTTTCTATAATCACTTCACCCAGGCGGCCCGTGTGAAAAGCTTCTAAGTAACTAAAACCAAATAAGCAATAAATTCAAAGTATTATGGTTTTGCCATACAGATTACTTCGGTCGCTTAGGTTCCCTCGTGGGTGACAGATTTACAGCAACCACATCCCTGACACCTCAGCTGTCATTGCGAGCGAGTCTTTTTACCCCGTTGAATTCACGCAGTGTAGGCGCAGCCATTCAACTGGGGCGAGCGCGGCAATCTCTAACGTGTTAAGGTTATTACCTCTTTTTTTGTGGCTTAAGCCACATTTCAAAGAAGCGGCTGGAGCCGCAAGAGTAAGACGTCCCCGGGCTGGAGCCTGGGAACGAGGTGTCAGATTCTTAAAGTTACTCGCAGGTTCGATCCCGGGCCCCCCGGTGAGGAGCTTACAAATTTAAAAATCAGTGTACTGCCGATGTTATGGGCATAAGCCCGAACCACACCAGCAAAGCCAGTAACCAGAGATAATATGAAAAAATCTTAAGCCTGGCTGCGTAAAGAAGTTTTAAAACCAGATGCAGGGCAAAAGTGCCAACTATTGCCGCGCTCACAAAACCAGTAAAATAGACCTCCCACCCCAGCATTGAAGGAAATTCATCCATGAAAACTTCAACCCCCTGCAGCAGGGTTGCAGCCATGATGGTCGGGATGGCTATAAAAAAGCTGTACTCTGCAGCCCAGCGTCTTTTCATGCCGCAAACAAGCGCAGTGACAATAGTTATTCCACTGCGGCTCAGACCCGGCATTAAAGCCAGCCCCTGAGCCCCGCCAATGGCCAGTGCGTGCCATATTTTCATCTGTTTAAGTCCCAGTTTTCGCCTGCTCAATACATCAGTCCACCATAAAAGAATCCCGGTCAGGCAAAGGGTAAAACCCACCGCAAAAGGAGAACCAAAAACAAGCTCAAACCCTGTTTTCATGGTCAGCCCCATAACGCCGGTCACAAATACCGAGAGCATGCCCAGCAGAAATAAACGTATTGACAGGGGCAAGGGACTCAAAGCCTTGCTTTGCATAACATTTTTACTGGAAACAAGCAGATCACCCAGGAAATGAAACAGGCTTTTATGAAAAACAATAACAATTGAAACCAGGGTTCCCACATGCAGTACAAGATCAAGCAGTATCATCTCCGCACTGTTTGGCGGGGGAAGATCGTAGCCCCTGGACAACAGAAAATGCTGGGTCAGAACAAGATGTGCAGTGGAACTGACCGGGATGAACATGAAAACCCCCTGCACAATGCCCAGAAGAAGCGCTACCACTAATGACATAACTACCTCACTGCAAAATTACCCTGATTGAAGGGCCTTGATTCTTTCAAAAAGTGTGGGATGAGAATAGTAAAAGCCACTGTATAATGGATGTGGCGTAAGGTTGGACAAATTCTTTTCACTCAGCTTCAAAAGAGCCTGACTCATTGGTTCACTGCCTGTATGTTCACGGGCAAACCGGTCTGACTCGTACTCATGTTTGCGGGACAGCATGCTGAAAAGAGGAGACAGCCAGAAAGTAAACAGGCCGGACAGAAGCCCAAACAACAGCAAAGCTGGACCAGGCCCGGCATGGTCTGGGTCAAAGCCGAAAGCCTGGATAAAAAAGGGCGCGTTCAGGAGCAGATTAAGCACCCATAAACCGGCCAGACTCATGCCGGCGGAAAGCGCCAGCATTTTGGGCACATGCCCTTTCTTATAGTGCCCGATTTCATGAGCCAGCACTGCTTCAAGTTCATCATGAGTCATCTGCTCAATGAGTGTATCAAAAAGCACAATTCTCCTGAACCGGCCAATACCTGTAAAAAAGGCATTGGAGTGTCCTGATCGCTTGCTGCCGTCCATGACCTGGATACTCCTGGCCTTGAATCCGGTCCTTTGAGCCAGATCCATGAGTCTTGTTTTGAGTTCATTGTCTTCAAGAGGTGTGAGTTTGTTAAACCAGGGTAAAATGATCATGGGATAAAGAATCATCATAACAACCTGAAAGGCAAAAAGAGCCATAAAGGCCCATATCCACCAGTATTCACCCAGCCTGGAAATGAACAGGATAATCAGGCTGATGATGAGAATGCCCAGAATAAGACCGATAACCAGTCCTTTAAGTTTGTCTGTTATCCATAACTTAATCGTACTTTTGTTGAAGCCAAAGCGTTCCTCTAAATTGAACCGGGCGTAGTAATCTAATGGAATGCCGAAAACTGACATAATGATAATCGCTGTTATAATATACGCGCTTTCATAAAGGACGTAAAAATCTGCTCCAGGTATGCTGAAAAAGGCATAAAACCAGGGCAAGGCTCCAGAAAAAAGGACAAGCAAAAGGATGGCAGTATCATAAAATCCACTGACAAGGCCCAGTTTTTCTT is a window encoding:
- a CDS encoding undecaprenyl-diphosphate phosphatase, which translates into the protein MSLVVALLLGIVQGVFMFIPVSSTAHLVLTQHFLLSRGYDLPPPNSAEMILLDLVLHVGTLVSIVIVFHKSLFHFLGDLLVSSKNVMQSKALSPLPLSIRLFLLGMLSVFVTGVMGLTMKTGFELVFGSPFAVGFTLCLTGILLWWTDVLSRRKLGLKQMKIWHALAIGGAQGLALMPGLSRSGITIVTALVCGMKRRWAAEYSFFIAIPTIMAATLLQGVEVFMDEFPSMLGWEVYFTGFVSAAIVGTFALHLVLKLLYAARLKIFSYYLWLLALLVWFGLMPITSAVH
- a CDS encoding M48 family metallopeptidase — translated: METFIIILILFLILAKLAWETFLTLLNMAEVRKRSASPSQQILEVMDRDTYQKSTQYTIAKEKLGLVSGFYDTAILLLVLFSGALPWFYAFFSIPGADFYVLYESAYIITAIIIMSVFGIPLDYYARFNLEERFGFNKSTIKLWITDKLKGLVIGLILGILIISLIILFISRLGEYWWIWAFMALFAFQVVMMILYPMIILPWFNKLTPLEDNELKTRLMDLAQRTGFKARSIQVMDGSKRSGHSNAFFTGIGRFRRIVLFDTLIEQMTHDELEAVLAHEIGHYKKGHVPKMLALSAGMSLAGLWVLNLLLNAPFFIQAFGFDPDHAGPGPALLLFGLLSGLFTFWLSPLFSMLSRKHEYESDRFAREHTGSEPMSQALLKLSEKNLSNLTPHPLYSGFYYSHPTLFERIKALQSG